The Hymenobacter sp. DG01 sequence CTCGGCCGGGGATAGGCCATGCTGTTGGGCAAACTCCGCATCCGGGCTGGTGCGGTGCAGAATGTTCAGGCCATGCTCCCAGTTGCCTACCGGTAAGCAAGAGTAGTAGGCCGAGGCCAGCGGCTCTTCGTCGCCCAACGCAGCCTGCAGCTCCTCCTGAGTCCAGACGTAAAATCTGCCTTCCACGCCTTCCGTGTCCGCGTCCAGAGAAGAGTAAAAGCCTCCCTCTGGGCTCAGCATCTCACGCTCTAGAAAGGCCACAGTATTATACACCACCTGTTGGTAAAGCGGGTCATTGGTTTCCTGAAACGCTTCCGCATACAAAGTCAACAGTTGCCCGTTGTCGTAAAGCATCTTCTCGAAGTGCGGAACCAGCCAGGCTTCATCCACCGAGTAACGAGCGAAGCCACCTCCTATCTGGTCATAAATGCCGCCGTGGGCCATCTGGCGCAAGGTCAGGTTAAGTTGGTTCAGGAGGGTAGGGCTGCCGCTGAGGGCGTGAGTATGCAGCAGAAAACGCCAGATGCTGGGCATCGGAAACTTCGGCGCCCGATTTAATCCTCCCTTCTCCCGGTCAAATTTCGAGGCCAGGTTGTACACCAGCAGCTTGAATTCTTCGTCCGACAAGCCATCAGCAGCCTCAGCCGGACGGTACTTATCCAGCTCACCGCGCCGAAGCACCTGCACAAACTGCTCGGCGGAGGCCTGTAGCTCGCTTCGGTACTCGCCGGCGTACCCGCGCCCGATGCTGGCTAGCAGCTGCAGCCAGTTTTGGGGCGGGAAATACGTGCCCCCATAGAAGGGCTTGGCCTCAGGGGTTAGAAAGACGTTCAGGGGCCAGCCACCCTGTATTCCCATGGCGTGCAAAGCATCCATATACACCTGGTCCACGTCGGGGCGCTCCTCCCGGTCCACTTTAATGCACACGAAATGGGCATTCATCACGGCCGCGACCTGCGGGTTCTCAAACGACTCGCGCTCCATCACGTGGCACCAGTGGCAGGCGGCGTACCCTATGCTCACCAATATGGGCTTGTTCTCAGCTTGGGCCCGTTGCAGGGCCTCAGCTCCCCACGGGTACCAGTCCACGGGATTGTGCGCGTGCTGCAACAGGTAGGGGCTCGATTCCTGGGCCAGACGGTTAGGGGGGAGGTTCATACGCAGTGAGGGGGTAGGAACTAAGAAATGCAACGCTAGGACGATGCCAGTACCAAAAGAAAACCCGGCCACTGACGGCCGGGTTTTTTATTAAGTGGTTTCGGGCGAGGAAGCGTCGGGTGCCGGTTTGCGGCGGGGCGCCCGCGCCCGTGGCTTGGCTGGCTCCGGGGCAACAGGCGAAGCTTCCGGCGTTGCGGCGGGGGTAGGCTCAGGGGCCGTTGGTTTTGTTGCCGGCCGTCGAGGGGCGCGTTTGCGCACGGCCGTTGGCGGCTCACTCGCAGTGGTAGCAGGTGCTTCCGCAGGGCTTACCTCAGGTGCCGCCTTCGGTGCCGCTGCTTGCCGCTTGTTGCGGGGCTTCGGGGCGGGTTTCTGAACGGGAGCCGCTGCATCCGTAGCGGCTGATATATCAGTGGGCAGGGTAGGAGCGGGCGTCACGGGTGCGGCTTCGGGCTCTGCCACCTGTGAGGTAGTTTCAGCGGTTGGCGCTGCCTTACGGCTTCTCGGCGGCCGGGCAGCTTGGGCAGGCGCCGGCTTGCGGGAGCGGGTAGCACGCGTAGCAGCGGGCAAAGCAGCTTCCAGAGCCGCTGCGTCAGGAACATCTGCATCGGCTGGACCGGTAGGAGCTGGTGGCTCGGGTGCGGGAGCTGCTGCCTCGGGTTGGGGTTGTGCCGTTATGGCTGGCTCTGCGACAGTGGGCTCCGGCACTAAGGGTGTAGCAAGGATCTGGTTAGCTTCGGGGCGGGCCTTTTCTGAGATAGAGTCGTCCGATTCCAGGTCTTCTGCAGCATACAATGGCCGCCGGCCATTACGGCCACCCGAGCGAGCTGGAGCGTCCTCCCGGGGTTCCCGGCGCCGGTTTCGGCTACGTCGGGCGAGCTTTTCCGGTGCAGTTTCAGTAGGTTCAGCAGAATCTGCAGGGGTAGCAGCTGGAGCTTCCTCCGTTTCTACCGTTTCCGGTTCGGAAGCTGGCAGCTGGCCTCGGCGCAGCTCGGCCTCAGTAATATAAAGCACCTCTGAGGTTGGCTCCAGGCTTATCGTTTCCTGCGGCTCTTCCAGGGGCGCCAAAGTAGCAGCAGTCACCTGAGCGGCCTCAGCTTCAGCAGCCAAACGGGCGTGCTTGCGCTTGGTACGCTTGGCTCCGCCTCTCGAGCGGCGTTTTTTCTTTTTCACCGGCTCTTCACCCTCAAAGAGTTCTGAGCCTGCTACGGCGTCAGTTGGCAAACTGGCTTCCTCTTCTTCATCCGTAGCCCCTGCCAGATAAGCGTGCTCATACGCCGAATCAGGCGTAATTTCCTCCTCTTCGGGTTCTTCTACCACCTCTTCTTCGGATTCAATCAGTACACCCGCTCCCCGCCCAACAAGCGCAGCTGCTGCCCCAGCTTCTTCCTCGCCGAGGTCACCAATATCAATGCGTTCTTCGTCATCGAAGTCCTCCTCGGGCTCCGGCTCTGCGGGGGCAGGAGGAAGGGGTAGGGCGGCCAATTCCCGCTCTACGTGCAGCGTCTCCATCCGGACATCAGCTTGGCCGCTGAGCCGGCGCAGCCGCTCCAGCGTACCCTCCAGGAACTGTCGGTGTTCCGGGGCCGCCGCGTAGAGCGGCCGGTGTCCCAAGGCTTGCCGAATGGTTTCCCATTCCTTTTTGAACCGACCAAAAGCGGCATCAAAATACGTCCGGGTGAAACGCTCCCAGATATAGTTCTCGGCTACTTCCGATGGGTGCAGCATATCGGAGCTATAAAACCGATAGTCGCGCAAATCGTCCAGTAGAAGCTCGTATGCCGGGAAATAGGTGACATCAGGCAGTAAGTCACTCAGGTAATGACATGCCACCCGCAGCATCGACTTGCTGACCGAGTTGAGAACCAACGTATCCTTGACGTGCCGAACCGGGCTAACCGTCAGAATAAATCGCAGCCTGGGATTAATTCGCCGCAGATAGGCATGGGTTTCTGCCACGGCTGCGATAATCTCATCGGCGGTCAGCAGCTCCTTGTTAAACTTTTCGGCCGGTAGCTTGTGGCAGTTGCTGATAATTTCGTCGGTTTCGCGTAACCGGTAAGCGTAGGCGCTACCCAGCGTCAGCACTACTGCGTCGGCCGTAGCTAGAAATACGCCCGTCTCCCGCGTCAGGGTCTGGATATGCTGCAGTAGCTCCACCGGATTGTCGGCTCCTACTTCAGCGTGTAGGTCGTGACTCTGCCAGCGGCCCCGGGCCTCTACCAAGTGCTGCTGCCAGTCGGTGTCCTCTCCGGCGGCGGCCCGCAACAGTTTGCAGGCTGAAATAGGATTGAACACGGTACCAAAAGGGTTCACCATGGTCGCAACCTTAAAGTCGCGCAGTCGGGATCCAATGGAGTCAGAAAAGCAGGAGCCTAGCGTCAGTACCCGCGCCGAGAGGGGCAGTTGTTGCGGGTGGGGCGTAAGCGGTAGTTCAGTACGAAACATTTCTATTAATACGGCCTTTGGCGGGCCAACGGACAGGCAACCTACTCAACATCCCGCGTTCAGCCAAAAAGCAGCAGGTGCTACTCTTGGCTTCGCGTGCTGAGCAGTAGCCTAAAAAAGCAGGTTCCTAGACTTAGGGCGCCGAAGTTAGCGCAGGGAAGGAAATCGAAGCAGGCGCCAGAAGATATATTCGTCTTCGGCCGTTACCGGGTTACGCGTCGCACCGTCCTCCTGAATAAGCCTGTTGCCTTTTCGCTTTTGATGCTGATGAGAGAGGTAAAACTCTAAGCTGCCGCCGAAAACCCGATGGCACTTAGGTATATCTCGGTATGAAATGTCCTGTATAGCGGCACCATTTGCGAATGAAGTGCTATATGCCACTATAAAAAACGCCCAACCACTGTAAAAGTAGTTGGGCGTTTCCAGTTGTTTTACCGAGTGTGCCTTATTCGGCAACTACGTTGAAGTTCAGCTTGTGCTTTACTTCGCGGTGCAGGTCAACGGTAGCAGTGTAAGAACCTACTACGCTGGGCTCCGAGTCGAACGACACGCGCTTGCGGTCCACCTCGATGCCTTTGGCTTTCAGGGCATCCGTCAGCTGCAGCGTGGTTACGCGGCCGAAGATTTTGCCGCTCTCGCCCACCTTAGCCGGAATATCCAGTACCACGTCACCGATTTTGTCAGCTACCGCTTGCGCGTCAGCTTTCACTTTCTCGGCTTTGTGAGCAGCCTGACGTACGTTCTCAGCTACGATTTTCTTGTTGGATTTGTCGGCCAGAACAGCCAGACCCTGCGGGAGCAGGTAGTTACGGCCGTAGCCGGGCTTTACAGTAACAATGTCGTTCTTGTAGCCCAGGCCTTTAACGTCGTCTTTCAGAATTACTTCCATGTCAGTACTACGGTTGGCGGGTTACTTCAGCGAATCAGTTACGTAGGGCATCAGCGCCAGGTGGCGGGCTTTAGCTACGGCTTGCGCTACTTTGCGCTGAAACTTCAGGCTGGTGCCTGTGATGCGACGGGGCAGGATGCGGCCCTGCTCGTTCACGAACTTCAGCAGGAAGTTCGGGTCTTTGTAGTCTACGTACTTGATGCCGTTCTTCTGAAAGCGGCAGTATTTCTTGCGCGTATCCTGCTTGTGGATTTTTTCGTTGGCGAGGCTCATTTTCTTAACTACTGGGCTACGGCTTCCGACTGTTTAGCTTTCTGCTGGTTCATCTCGCCTTTGCGACGACGCTCGGCGTACACTACAGCGTGCTTGTCCAGAACCGTGGTGAGGAAACGGATGATGCGCTCGTCGCGGCGGAAAGCCAGCTCCAGCGTGTCCACGATGTTTCCTTCGCCGGTGAACTCCACGAGGAAGTAATAACCGGTGTTCTTTTTCTGAATTGGGTACGCCAGCTTTTTGAGGCCCCAAGCTTCAGTGTTGATGATGTCGGCGCCATTTTCCTTAAGCACCTGCGAGAACTTCTCGACCGTCTCTTGCACCTGACCCTCGTTCAGTACGGGAGTCAAAATGAAGACCGTCTCGTAATTTCTTACTGCCATTACGACGGGGTGAAAATTGTGTGAAAAACTAAATGAGGGGCAAAGATAACAGGATTTGTTGCAAGTACCATTGCGTGGCTATACTTTACTTAAATAAACCACTGAAACTGATAATTAGCACTATGTGGGTGAAACTTTCTGGCTTGCAATGAGTTGAAAAATCGGGTGAAGCTGCTTTGCTATAGTGAGTATAGGTCCTGGGTTTAGCAAACCATCCTTCATCCTGTTCAGGTAGAGGCGGGCAGCAATTTTAGAATGATTCTAAGCTAGCTGGGCCAGCCGAAAATTAGCCAAAGCGGGTTTGTTCTCTGGGTTTCCCGACCTACATTTGTGGCCTTGAAGCACCCCCGCGTTTCTTTTTTCCAGTCAAATTGTGCTATGAATAGCATCCGACTTCGTCCCCTTTCCCGCCTTTTTCTCGCTCTTTTCCTGACCGTTGCTACCATTGGTGAATCTTTGGCGCAAGCGGTTGGATCGGCTCCGGCCGTGAGCAAGGAAGGTGTGGCCCCCGGCGCTACGGCTGCCGCAACTCCCGCCACGGCGGCCGCTCCCGCTGCCGGCGGTGGCGACGCTGCTGCTATTGCAGCCGGCGATGCTCTCTTCAAAGGTAACTGTGCCCAGTGCCACGCCGTGAACGAGGTGGTGGTAGGCCCGGCCCTCGCTGGTATCTCCAAACGCCGGCCTATGTCCTGGATCATTCCTTGGGTAAAGAACTCAAGCAAAATGGTTGCCAGCGGCGACGAGTACTCGGTGAAAATATTCAACCAGTACTCCAAGCAGCAGATGCCCAGCTTCCAGCTGTCTGATCAGGAAATCACTTCTATCGTTGCGTGGGTAACCTCGCAGGAAGGTAAGGCTACTGGCCCTAATGACAATGCCAATGGTACCGGCATCAAGCCCGGTGAGCAAGGCCCTGCTGGTGGCGCTGATACCGCTGAGGCTGGCGCCGGTAAGTACATGAACGTATTGCTGATTGTGCTGGTAGTAGTACTGATTGTACTGGTAGTAACCCTGGTTATTATCGCCAACATCATGAAAGATGTGCTCCGTGGCCGCAAGGACCTGGATGGTCGCGACCGGGAGATACTGGAGCAGCGTTTCGACTTCTCGAAGATTTACAAGTCAACTGCAGTTCGTGCCATTGTAGGGGTTGTATTCGTGCTGGCTGTGCTGTACGAATCTATCCAGGGTGCCATGGGGGTAGGCCTGCAGCAGGGCTACCAGCCCACGCAGCCGATTGCCTTCTCTCACAAGCTGCACGCTGGTGAGCACCAGATTAACTGCGCCTACTGCCACACCTCGGTATATAAGAGCAAGTCGGCCAACATTCCTTCGGCCAACATCTGCATGAACTGCCATTCGCAGATCAAAACGGAGTCGCCGGAAATCAAGAAGATCTACCGTGCCATTGAGCGGAAGCAGCCCATTCAGTGGGTTCGTATCCACAACCTGCCTGATCTGGCTTACTTCAACCACTCGCAGCACACGCAGGTTGGCGGCATTGAGTGCCAAACCTGCCACGGTCCTATCCAGAACATGGACGTAGTATATCAGTACTCGCCCCTGACTATGGGCTGGTGCATTAACTGCCACCGCGAAACTCCGCTGAATACCAAAGGCAATGGCTATTACGACAACCTCGTGAAACTGCACGACAAGTCGAATGGAGCCGTTCCGTTCACGGTTTCTTCGAACGGCGGTACTGAGTGCTCGAAGTGCCACTACTAGTATTACCCAGGGCTTAAGTCCCATCAGGCTTGGAATAACTGACCGGGCCTGATGGGGTTTAAGCCCTCATTTTCCTCTAAAAAAAGCTTGCTTAGAGACTGTCCCGCCCAACAAGTGACGTCCCTAAGTCTCTAAGACCCTAAGTTCCAAAAACACGATGCAAGAGTCGCCTAAGTACTGGAAGGGAGTTGAGGAACTGGAGAACTCGCCGGAGTTTGTGAAGAATGCACTCACTGAGTTTGCTGACTTCTTGCCGGTGAAGGACTCCAATGGCGGCGCCGATGCTACCATTGCGCCGCGCCGAGACTTCCTCAAACTGATGGGCTTCGGTATTGCCGCTGCCACCCTCGCTAGCTGCGAAGCCCCCGTCCGGAAGGCTATTCCCTACCTCAACAAACCTGAAGAGGTTGATCCGGGTATTGCCAACTTCTACGCTTCTACTTTTTTCAACGGCCAAGACTATAACAGCCTCTTGGTGAAAACCCGTGAGGGTCGTCCGATTAAGTTCGAAGGAAACCCCGAGTCTCCGGTTACCCGAGGTGGTCTGTCGGCTCGGGCTCAAGCCGTGGTGCTCAGCCTCTACGATGGCGGCCGTCTGCAGCACTTCGCCAAGAAGGGTGCTAAGATCGACAAAGACCAGCTGGACCAGGAAGTGCGCAATGCACTGGCCGGTGCGGGTCGCATTGCCATTGTTTCGCCTACTATCATCAGCCCTTCCACAAAGAAGGTTATTGCTGAATTTGCTGGTCGTTTTGCTGGTACTGAGCACGTCATGTATGACGTGAACTCTGCATCGGGTCTGCTGCGTGCCAATGGTGGTGTACTACCAGCCTATGACTTCAGCAAGGCAGATGTAATTGTGAGCTTCGGTGCTGACTTCCTGGGAACCTGGTTGTCGCCAGTGGAGTACGCTCGCCAGTATATTACTAATCGGAAGGTTTCGAAGGAGAAGCAGACGATGTCTCGTCACTTCCAGTTCGAAAGCAACATGAGCCTGACTGGCTCTAATTCCGATGTGCGGGTACCACTGAAACCCTCAGAAATGGGAGAGGCGGTACTGGCTGTTTACAATGCCGTAGTTGGCGGTGGCAGCGCCTCCTCATATAGCAACAAACAGCTGCAGACAGCAGCTGCTGAGCTGAAGCGCGCCGGTGCCCGGGGTCTGGTGGTATCGGGGTCAAATGATCCGGCCGTACAGACGCTGGTCACCGCTATCAACCAAGCACTCGGCTCGGCCGCAGTTGATGTAGCTAACCCGTCCTACATCCGTCAAGGCGACGATGCCCGGATGAGCCGTTTGCTGCGTGACATCAATAGTGGTCAGGTAGGCGCCGTGATTTTCTATCACGCCAACCCGGTATTCGACCACCCCATGGGCGCTGACTTAGCAGCGGCTCTGAAGGCAGGTAAAGTACGTACGACGATTTCGTTGAACGACCGTCTGGATGAAACCGGTGAACTGTGCACCTATGCTGCTCCTGACCATCACTTCCTGGAGTCGTGGAACGATTACGAACCGAAGCGCGGCTTCCTGAGCTTAGCTCAACCTGTAATTACGCCCTTGTTCGCAACGCGTCAGGCTCAGGATTCTCTCCTGACCTGGGCCGGTAACCCTACCACCTACTATAACTACCTCCGCAACCAGTGGAAAGGTGTATTGGGCGGCGACTTCAACAAAGCCTGGGATAAAGCCGTCCATGACGGAGTTGCTACCGGCACAGCTACTGCGGCCCCTGCCGCACAAGTGGCTCCCGCACTTGACGTGACTGGTGCCATTAGTGCTATCAAGTCGGCTCCCAAGCCTTCAGGTATTGAACTGGCCGTCTATGAAAAAGTAGGTATTGGTAATGGCTCTAACCTGTTTGCTAACAACCCTTGGCTGCAGGAGCTTCCGGATCCGGTAACTAAAGCTACCTGGGGTAACTATGTAACTGTACCGCGTGCTTACGCTGCCGCCCAGAAATGGGAGCAGGGGGATGTAGTAACGGTAACGGCAAACGGTAAGTCCATTCAACTGCCCGTTTTGATCCAGCCGGGTCAGGCTGCAGGTACAATTGGTATTGCCCTGGGCTACGGTCGCACCAACGCTGGTAAAGTAGGCAACGACCTTGGCAAAAACGTGCTGCCGTTGTTAGGCATGCGCAATGATGCTATCAACTACGTTGCTTCGGTTACCCTGGCTGCTACCGGTACTCAGGAGCCAATTGCCCAGACGCAGACTCACCACACCATCATGGACCGCAAGCAAGTGGTTCAGGAGGCTACGCTTAAGCAATACATCGAGAATCCGAAAGAGGTAACGGAATACGAGAAGATTTCGACTCCCGATGGCCTGGAGAAACCAAACAAAGTTTCTCTGTGGCAGGATTACGAGTACAAGAATCACCACTGGGGTATGGCCATCGACCTCAACTCATGCATTGGCTGCGGCTCTTGCGTGATTGGGTGTCAGGCTGAAAACAACGTAGCTGTAGTTGGTAAGCAGGAAGTAATCAACCGTCGTGAAATGCACTGGATGCGTATCGACCGGTATTACAGCTCTAACCACCACAAAACGGAGTTCGAGACAGAAGGCAAGCTGGATACATACGCTGCAATGGAGGACCCCTCGGAGAATCCGCAGGTTATTTTCCAACCCATGCTATGCCAGCACTGCAACCACGCTCCTTGCGAAACAGTGTGCCCCGTACTGGCAACTACCCACAGTTCGGAAGGTCTCAACCAGATGACCTATAACCGTTGCGTAGGTACACGCTATTGCGCGAACAACTGCCCGTACAAGGTTCGTCGTTTCAACTGGTTCTCGTACTACTCGAACGAGAAGTTTGAAACCGTAAACGGCCATATGTTCACTGATCTTGGTCGTATGGTGCTGAACCCGGATGTAACGGTTCGGGCCCGCGGGGTAATGGAGAAGTGCTCGTTCTGCGTGCAGCGTATCCAACTCGGCAAGCTGGAGGCTAAGAAGCAGAAGCGTCGCCCGCAAGATGGGGAAGTTGTTTCTGCCTGTGCTCAGTCTTGCCCCACCCAAGCCATCGTGTTTGGTGATATGCGCGACCCCAATTCCCGCATCTCGCAAATCCTGCGTCGCGAAGATGGTGAACGTGCTTTCCACGTGCTCGACTCCATCAACGTGCAGCCGAATGTCACGTACCTGACGAAAATCCGGAACACGGAGTCGTCAGAGTTTAATGCCTAGAAATTGAGCCACGGGGGAGGGTAGGAGCGCCCACTGCACTGCTACCCTCCCCATCTACTCCTTTAAGTCCAAAAACTATGCAGCACGTATCGCCTGTACGGGAGCCGCTCGTTACCGGGGGGAAAACGTACCACGACGTCACCCAGGACGTGTCGCGCCAGGTAGAAGCCGCCCCCAATATCCGGTGGATGGCAGCTCTGAGCGTTGCCCTTGTCCTCCTCGGTGTATTTTTCTACTCCGTGTATCGCACCCTATGGTACGGTATCGGTGAGTGGGGTCTGAACAAAACTGTCGGTTGGGCCTGGGACATCACCAACTTCGTGTGGTGGGTAGGTATCGGTCACGCCGGTACCCTTATTTCAGCAGTTCTGCTGCTGTTCCGCCAGAAGTGGCGGACCTCCATCAACCGCGCTGCGGAGGCAATGACCATCTTCGCCGTAATCTGCGCAGCTATGTTCCCTGTGCTGCATATGGGTCGTCCATGGCTGGCATATTGGGTATTCCCGCTACAGAACACTTTCGGTTCTTTGTGGGTGAACTTTAACTCTCCCCTGCTGTGGGACGTGTTTGCCATTTCCACCTACTTCTCGGTGTCGCTGGTGTTCTGGTACACGGGCCTGGTTCCTGACTTCGCTACCATCCGTGACCGTGCTAAAGGTCCTATCGCCAAAGTAGCTTACTCGCTGCTGAGCTTTGGCTGGAAAGGTTCAGCTAAACACTGGTCGCGCTACGAAACGGTTTCCCTGATTCTGGCTGGTGTTTCTACCCCGTTGGTACTCTCGGTACACACCATCGTATCGATGGACTTTGCCACCTCTGTAGTTCCTGGCTGGCACACCACGATCTTCCCGCCCTACTTCGTAGCTGGTGCTATCTTCTCGGGCTTCGCGATGGT is a genomic window containing:
- a CDS encoding thioredoxin domain-containing protein; amino-acid sequence: MNLPPNRLAQESSPYLLQHAHNPVDWYPWGAEALQRAQAENKPILVSIGYAACHWCHVMERESFENPQVAAVMNAHFVCIKVDREERPDVDQVYMDALHAMGIQGGWPLNVFLTPEAKPFYGGTYFPPQNWLQLLASIGRGYAGEYRSELQASAEQFVQVLRRGELDKYRPAEAADGLSDEEFKLLVYNLASKFDREKGGLNRAPKFPMPSIWRFLLHTHALSGSPTLLNQLNLTLRQMAHGGIYDQIGGGFARYSVDEAWLVPHFEKMLYDNGQLLTLYAEAFQETNDPLYQQVVYNTVAFLEREMLSPEGGFYSSLDADTEGVEGRFYVWTQEELQAALGDEEPLASAYYSCLPVGNWEHGLNILHRTSPDAEFAQQHGLSPAELQTMVKKWQQKLLTARDARTRPALDDKILTGWNALLLQGLTDAYRAFSEPQFLELALRNARFLREKLQTATGLQRNYKNGRATIPAFLEDYALLIQAHISLYEVTFAEEWLREAEQLTEHVLAHFLDQQEQLFFFTADNGEALIARKKELFDNVIPASNSVMAHNLHRLGLHLENSRYQELAAAMIRQVQALVVQEPQSLANWALLYTALLRPSAEIAIVGPQAEQFRQELSRHYLPNAVIAGSVGASSLPLLQGRTARNAQTTIYVCFNRTCRQPVHSVAEALAQL
- a CDS encoding GSCFA domain-containing protein; translated protein: MFRTELPLTPHPQQLPLSARVLTLGSCFSDSIGSRLRDFKVATMVNPFGTVFNPISACKLLRAAAGEDTDWQQHLVEARGRWQSHDLHAEVGADNPVELLQHIQTLTRETGVFLATADAVVLTLGSAYAYRLRETDEIISNCHKLPAEKFNKELLTADEIIAAVAETHAYLRRINPRLRFILTVSPVRHVKDTLVLNSVSKSMLRVACHYLSDLLPDVTYFPAYELLLDDLRDYRFYSSDMLHPSEVAENYIWERFTRTYFDAAFGRFKKEWETIRQALGHRPLYAAAPEHRQFLEGTLERLRRLSGQADVRMETLHVERELAALPLPPAPAEPEPEEDFDDEERIDIGDLGEEEAGAAAALVGRGAGVLIESEEEVVEEPEEEEITPDSAYEHAYLAGATDEEEEASLPTDAVAGSELFEGEEPVKKKKRRSRGGAKRTKRKHARLAAEAEAAQVTAATLAPLEEPQETISLEPTSEVLYITEAELRRGQLPASEPETVETEEAPAATPADSAEPTETAPEKLARRSRNRRREPREDAPARSGGRNGRRPLYAAEDLESDDSISEKARPEANQILATPLVPEPTVAEPAITAQPQPEAAAPAPEPPAPTGPADADVPDAAALEAALPAATRATRSRKPAPAQAARPPRSRKAAPTAETTSQVAEPEAAPVTPAPTLPTDISAATDAAAPVQKPAPKPRNKRQAAAPKAAPEVSPAEAPATTASEPPTAVRKRAPRRPATKPTAPEPTPAATPEASPVAPEPAKPRARAPRRKPAPDASSPETT
- the rplI gene encoding 50S ribosomal protein L9 — translated: MEVILKDDVKGLGYKNDIVTVKPGYGRNYLLPQGLAVLADKSNKKIVAENVRQAAHKAEKVKADAQAVADKIGDVVLDIPAKVGESGKIFGRVTTLQLTDALKAKGIEVDRKRVSFDSEPSVVGSYTATVDLHREVKHKLNFNVVAE
- the rpsR gene encoding 30S ribosomal protein S18, which gives rise to MSLANEKIHKQDTRKKYCRFQKNGIKYVDYKDPNFLLKFVNEQGRILPRRITGTSLKFQRKVAQAVAKARHLALMPYVTDSLK
- the rpsF gene encoding 30S ribosomal protein S6 encodes the protein MAVRNYETVFILTPVLNEGQVQETVEKFSQVLKENGADIINTEAWGLKKLAYPIQKKNTGYYFLVEFTGEGNIVDTLELAFRRDERIIRFLTTVLDKHAVVYAERRRKGEMNQQKAKQSEAVAQ
- a CDS encoding cytochrome c3 family protein is translated as MNSIRLRPLSRLFLALFLTVATIGESLAQAVGSAPAVSKEGVAPGATAAATPATAAAPAAGGGDAAAIAAGDALFKGNCAQCHAVNEVVVGPALAGISKRRPMSWIIPWVKNSSKMVASGDEYSVKIFNQYSKQQMPSFQLSDQEITSIVAWVTSQEGKATGPNDNANGTGIKPGEQGPAGGADTAEAGAGKYMNVLLIVLVVVLIVLVVTLVIIANIMKDVLRGRKDLDGRDREILEQRFDFSKIYKSTAVRAIVGVVFVLAVLYESIQGAMGVGLQQGYQPTQPIAFSHKLHAGEHQINCAYCHTSVYKSKSANIPSANICMNCHSQIKTESPEIKKIYRAIERKQPIQWVRIHNLPDLAYFNHSQHTQVGGIECQTCHGPIQNMDVVYQYSPLTMGWCINCHRETPLNTKGNGYYDNLVKLHDKSNGAVPFTVSSNGGTECSKCHY
- a CDS encoding TAT-variant-translocated molybdopterin oxidoreductase, whose protein sequence is MQESPKYWKGVEELENSPEFVKNALTEFADFLPVKDSNGGADATIAPRRDFLKLMGFGIAAATLASCEAPVRKAIPYLNKPEEVDPGIANFYASTFFNGQDYNSLLVKTREGRPIKFEGNPESPVTRGGLSARAQAVVLSLYDGGRLQHFAKKGAKIDKDQLDQEVRNALAGAGRIAIVSPTIISPSTKKVIAEFAGRFAGTEHVMYDVNSASGLLRANGGVLPAYDFSKADVIVSFGADFLGTWLSPVEYARQYITNRKVSKEKQTMSRHFQFESNMSLTGSNSDVRVPLKPSEMGEAVLAVYNAVVGGGSASSYSNKQLQTAAAELKRAGARGLVVSGSNDPAVQTLVTAINQALGSAAVDVANPSYIRQGDDARMSRLLRDINSGQVGAVIFYHANPVFDHPMGADLAAALKAGKVRTTISLNDRLDETGELCTYAAPDHHFLESWNDYEPKRGFLSLAQPVITPLFATRQAQDSLLTWAGNPTTYYNYLRNQWKGVLGGDFNKAWDKAVHDGVATGTATAAPAAQVAPALDVTGAISAIKSAPKPSGIELAVYEKVGIGNGSNLFANNPWLQELPDPVTKATWGNYVTVPRAYAAAQKWEQGDVVTVTANGKSIQLPVLIQPGQAAGTIGIALGYGRTNAGKVGNDLGKNVLPLLGMRNDAINYVASVTLAATGTQEPIAQTQTHHTIMDRKQVVQEATLKQYIENPKEVTEYEKISTPDGLEKPNKVSLWQDYEYKNHHWGMAIDLNSCIGCGSCVIGCQAENNVAVVGKQEVINRREMHWMRIDRYYSSNHHKTEFETEGKLDTYAAMEDPSENPQVIFQPMLCQHCNHAPCETVCPVLATTHSSEGLNQMTYNRCVGTRYCANNCPYKVRRFNWFSYYSNEKFETVNGHMFTDLGRMVLNPDVTVRARGVMEKCSFCVQRIQLGKLEAKKQKRRPQDGEVVSACAQSCPTQAIVFGDMRDPNSRISQILRREDGERAFHVLDSINVQPNVTYLTKIRNTESSEFNA
- the nrfD gene encoding NrfD/PsrC family molybdoenzyme membrane anchor subunit, whose protein sequence is MQHVSPVREPLVTGGKTYHDVTQDVSRQVEAAPNIRWMAALSVALVLLGVFFYSVYRTLWYGIGEWGLNKTVGWAWDITNFVWWVGIGHAGTLISAVLLLFRQKWRTSINRAAEAMTIFAVICAAMFPVLHMGRPWLAYWVFPLQNTFGSLWVNFNSPLLWDVFAISTYFSVSLVFWYTGLVPDFATIRDRAKGPIAKVAYSLLSFGWKGSAKHWSRYETVSLILAGVSTPLVLSVHTIVSMDFATSVVPGWHTTIFPPYFVAGAIFSGFAMVLTLMLITRVVFKLEDYITIEHIALMNKIMMVTGSIVGVAYITEFFIAWYSQVEFEQYAFINRATGPYWWAYWSMMTCNVITPQLVWIRRVRYSIPLTFVLSIIVNIGMWFERFVIIVTSLHRDYLPSSWVMFSPSIIDIGIYVGTIGLFFTLFLLFAKFFPVINMAEVKSVLKYTVDNGPTYTGHDPHHHTPQPATTHGVPASASVNYDKHD